A region from the Mycobacterium heidelbergense genome encodes:
- the coaE gene encoding dephospho-CoA kinase: protein MLRIGLTGGIGAGKSAVSATFEQCGAVIVDGDVIAREVVLPGAEGLASLVDAFGDDILLPDGSLNRPALAAKAFADDEARQRLNGIVHPLVGRRRAEIIASVPDDAVVVEDIPLLVESGMAPLFPLVVVVHADVEVRVRRLVEQRGMSEEDARARIAAQAGDEQRRAVADVWLDNSGSAGELAQRARDVWHGRILPFAHNLSAGEVARAAARLVPPDPSWPDQGRRIVARLKTACGHRALRVDHIGSTAVPGFLNFPAKDVIDIQVTVESLAVADELVEPLLAAGYPRIERITSDVVKASNAGARSTIGRYDHGDDPGLWHKRIHGSADPGRPTNVHIRVDGWPNQQFALLFVDWLADNPEVRADYLAVKREADRRAGGDAAAYVAAKEPWFLDAYRRAWEWADSTGWRPSPGA from the coding sequence ATGCTGCGCATCGGGTTGACCGGTGGCATCGGCGCCGGCAAGTCGGCGGTCTCGGCCACCTTCGAACAGTGCGGCGCGGTCATCGTCGACGGCGATGTCATCGCCCGCGAGGTGGTCCTGCCGGGCGCCGAAGGCCTGGCATCGCTGGTCGACGCTTTCGGCGACGACATCCTGCTTCCCGACGGATCGCTGAATCGCCCGGCCCTGGCCGCCAAGGCTTTTGCCGACGACGAAGCCCGCCAGAGGCTCAACGGGATCGTCCACCCGCTGGTCGGCAGGCGCCGCGCGGAGATCATCGCTTCGGTGCCCGACGACGCCGTCGTGGTCGAGGACATTCCGCTGCTGGTGGAATCCGGCATGGCGCCGCTGTTCCCGCTCGTGGTCGTGGTGCACGCCGACGTCGAGGTGCGGGTGCGGCGGCTGGTCGAACAGCGCGGCATGTCCGAAGAGGACGCCCGCGCCAGGATCGCCGCCCAGGCCGGCGACGAACAGCGCCGCGCCGTCGCCGACGTCTGGCTGGACAACTCCGGCAGCGCAGGCGAATTGGCGCAGCGGGCCCGCGACGTGTGGCATGGCCGCATCCTGCCGTTCGCCCACAACCTGAGCGCGGGCGAGGTCGCCCGGGCTGCGGCGCGGCTGGTGCCGCCCGATCCGAGTTGGCCGGACCAGGGGCGGCGCATCGTCGCCCGGCTGAAGACCGCGTGCGGCCATCGGGCGCTGCGCGTCGACCACATCGGCTCGACCGCCGTCCCCGGCTTCCTGAATTTCCCGGCCAAGGACGTCATCGACATTCAGGTCACCGTCGAATCGCTCGCGGTCGCCGACGAACTCGTCGAGCCGTTGTTGGCCGCCGGCTACCCGCGCATCGAGCGCATCACCTCCGACGTCGTCAAGGCCTCCAATGCCGGGGCCCGCAGCACCATCGGCCGCTACGACCACGGCGACGATCCGGGGTTGTGGCACAAGCGGATTCACGGGTCGGCGGATCCGGGCCGACCGACCAACGTGCACATCCGGGTGGACGGCTGGCCCAATCAACAATTCGCCCTGCTGTTCGTCGACTGGCTGGCGGACAATCCCGAGGTGCGCGCCGACTATTTGGCCGTCAAGCGCGAGGCCGACCGGCGCGCCGGCGGCGACGCCGCGGCCTATGTCGCCGCGAAGGAGCCGTGGTTTCTCGACGCCTACCGGCGGGCGTGGGAATGGGCCGACTCGACCGGATGGCGGCCCTCGCCGGGCGCCTAA
- the rpsA gene encoding 30S ribosomal protein S1: MPSPAITSPQVAVNDIGSSEDFLAAIDKTIKYFNDGDIVEGTIVKVDRDEVLLDIGYKTEGVIPARELSIKHDVDPNEVVSVGDEVEALVLTKEDKEGRLILSKKRAQYERAWGTIEALKEKDEAVKGTVIEVVKGGLILDIGLRGFLPASLVEMRRVRDLQPYIGKEIEAKIIELDKNRNNVVLSRRAWLEQTQSEVRSEFLNQLQKGSIRKGVVSSIVNFGAFVDLGGVDGLVHVSELSWKHIDHPSEVVQVGDEVTVEVLDVDMDRERVSLSLKATQEDPWRHFARTHAIGQIVPGKVTKLVPFGAFVRVEEGIEGLVHISELAERHVEVPDQVVAVGDDAMVKVIDIDLERRRISLSLKQANEDYTDEFDPAKYGMADSYDEQGNYIFPEGFDSETNEWLEGFDKQRTEWEGRYAEAERRHKMHTAQMEKFAAAEAAGHGDGDQAPGNGAPSEKAAGGSLASDAQLAALREKLAGNA; this comes from the coding sequence ATGCCGAGTCCCGCCATCACCTCGCCGCAAGTAGCCGTCAACGACATAGGCTCCAGCGAGGATTTCCTTGCCGCCATCGACAAAACGATCAAGTACTTCAACGATGGCGACATCGTCGAAGGAACCATCGTCAAAGTGGACCGGGACGAGGTGCTCCTCGACATCGGCTACAAGACCGAAGGGGTCATCCCCGCCCGCGAGCTCTCCATCAAGCACGACGTCGACCCCAACGAGGTCGTCTCCGTCGGCGACGAGGTCGAGGCCCTGGTCCTCACCAAGGAGGACAAAGAAGGCCGGCTGATCCTCTCCAAGAAGCGCGCCCAGTACGAGCGCGCGTGGGGCACCATCGAGGCGCTCAAGGAGAAGGACGAGGCCGTCAAGGGCACCGTCATCGAGGTGGTCAAGGGCGGCCTGATCCTCGACATCGGGCTGCGGGGCTTCCTGCCCGCCTCGCTCGTCGAGATGCGGCGCGTTCGTGACCTGCAGCCGTACATCGGCAAGGAGATCGAGGCCAAGATCATCGAGCTGGACAAGAACCGCAACAACGTGGTCCTGTCCCGGCGAGCCTGGCTGGAGCAGACCCAGTCCGAGGTGCGCAGCGAATTCTTGAACCAGCTGCAGAAGGGCAGCATCCGCAAGGGTGTGGTGTCCTCCATCGTCAACTTCGGCGCGTTCGTCGATCTCGGCGGGGTGGACGGCCTGGTGCACGTCTCCGAGTTGAGTTGGAAGCACATCGACCACCCGTCCGAGGTGGTCCAGGTCGGCGACGAGGTCACCGTCGAGGTGCTCGACGTCGACATGGACCGCGAGCGGGTTTCGTTGTCGCTCAAGGCAACCCAGGAAGACCCGTGGCGGCACTTCGCCCGCACCCACGCCATCGGCCAGATCGTGCCGGGCAAGGTCACCAAGCTGGTGCCGTTCGGCGCGTTCGTGCGCGTCGAGGAGGGCATCGAGGGCCTGGTGCACATCTCCGAGCTGGCCGAGCGTCACGTCGAGGTGCCCGACCAGGTGGTCGCCGTCGGCGACGACGCGATGGTCAAGGTGATCGACATCGACCTGGAGCGGCGCCGGATCTCGTTGTCGCTCAAGCAGGCCAACGAGGACTACACCGACGAGTTCGACCCGGCGAAGTACGGCATGGCCGACAGCTACGACGAGCAGGGCAACTACATCTTCCCCGAGGGCTTCGACTCCGAAACCAACGAATGGCTCGAGGGATTCGACAAGCAGCGCACCGAGTGGGAGGGCCGCTACGCCGAGGCCGAGCGCCGGCACAAGATGCACACCGCGCAGATGGAGAAGTTCGCCGCGGCGGAGGCGGCCGGGCACGGCGATGGCGACCAGGCGCCGGGCAACGGCGCGCCGTCGGAGAAGGCGGCGGGCGGATCGCTGGCCAGCGACGCCCAATTGGCGGCCCTGCGGGAAAAGCTCGCCGGCAACGCTTAG
- the polA gene encoding DNA polymerase I: protein MLLDGNSLAFRAFYALPAENFKTRGGLTTNAVYGFTAMLINLLRDEAPTHIAAAFDVSRQTFRSERYPEYKANRSATPDEFHGQIDITKEVLGALGITVLAEPGFEADDLIATLATQAENEGYRVLVVTGDRDSLQLVSDDVTVLYPRKGVSELTRFTPEAVVEKYGLTPTQYPDFAALRGDPSDNLPGIPGVGEKTASKWIVEYGSLQALVDNVDSVRGKVGDALRANLAGVVRNRELTDLVKDVPLAQTPDTLRLQPWDRDQIHRLFDDLEFRVLRDRLFETLAAVEPEVDEGFDVRGGALEPGTLGRWLTEHAGDGRRAGLAVAGTHLPHDGDATALAIAAADGEGGYIDTATLTPDDDAALAAWLADPAKPKSLHEAKLAIHDLAGRGWTLNGVTSDTALAAYLVRPGQRSFTLDDLSLRYLRRELRAETAEQQQLSLLDDLDGVDEQAVQTLILRARAVVDLADALDTELDRIDSRALLSEMELPVQQVLADMESAGIAVDLQLLGELQSQFGDQIRDAAEAAYAVIGKQINLGSPKQLQVVLFDELAMPKTKRTKTGYTTDADALQSLFDKTGHPFLQHLLAHRDVTRLKVTVDGLLNAVAADGRIHTTFNQTIAATGRLSSTEPNLQNIPIRTDAGRQIRDAFVVGKGPAGPFAELMTADYSQIEMRIMAHLSRDEGLIEAFNTGEDLHSFVAARAFGVPIEEVTAELRRRVKAMSYGLAYGLSAYGLAAQLKISTEEAKVQMDQYFARFGGVRDYLMDVVEQARKDGYTSTVLGRRRYLPELDSTNRQVREAAERAALNAPIQGSAADIIKVAMIEVDRALKEAGLASRMLLQVHDELLFEIASGEREQVEALAREKMGAAYPLDVPLEVSVGYGRSWDSAAH from the coding sequence ATGCTGCTGGACGGCAATTCGCTGGCGTTCCGGGCGTTCTACGCGCTGCCCGCGGAGAACTTCAAGACCCGCGGCGGCCTGACCACCAACGCGGTGTACGGCTTCACCGCCATGCTGATCAACCTGCTGCGCGACGAGGCCCCGACGCACATCGCCGCCGCATTCGACGTGTCGCGGCAAACCTTCCGCTCCGAGCGCTACCCGGAATACAAGGCCAACCGCTCGGCGACCCCCGACGAGTTCCACGGCCAGATCGACATCACCAAGGAGGTGCTGGGCGCGCTGGGCATCACGGTACTCGCGGAGCCGGGGTTCGAGGCCGACGACCTGATCGCGACCCTGGCCACCCAGGCCGAAAACGAGGGCTATCGGGTGCTGGTGGTCACCGGTGACCGCGACTCCCTGCAGTTGGTCAGCGATGACGTGACGGTGCTCTACCCCCGCAAAGGCGTCAGCGAACTGACCCGCTTCACCCCCGAGGCCGTCGTCGAAAAGTACGGGCTGACCCCCACGCAGTACCCCGACTTCGCCGCGCTACGCGGCGACCCCAGCGACAACCTGCCGGGCATTCCGGGCGTCGGGGAGAAGACGGCGTCCAAGTGGATCGTCGAATACGGCTCGCTGCAGGCGCTGGTCGACAACGTCGACTCGGTCCGCGGCAAGGTGGGCGACGCGTTGCGGGCGAATCTGGCCGGCGTGGTGCGCAACCGCGAGCTCACCGACCTCGTCAAAGACGTGCCGCTGGCGCAGACACCCGACACCCTGCGGCTGCAGCCGTGGGACCGCGACCAGATTCACCGGCTCTTCGACGACCTGGAATTCCGGGTCCTTCGGGACCGGCTCTTTGAGACCCTGGCCGCCGTCGAGCCCGAGGTCGACGAGGGATTCGACGTGCGCGGCGGCGCGCTGGAGCCCGGCACGCTCGGGCGCTGGCTCACCGAGCATGCCGGCGACGGGCGACGCGCCGGGCTGGCCGTCGCGGGCACCCACCTGCCGCACGACGGGGACGCCACCGCGCTGGCCATCGCCGCCGCCGACGGCGAAGGCGGCTACATCGACACCGCGACGTTGACCCCCGACGACGACGCCGCGCTGGCGGCCTGGCTGGCCGATCCGGCCAAACCCAAGTCGCTGCACGAGGCCAAGCTGGCCATCCACGACCTGGCGGGCCGCGGCTGGACGCTGAACGGCGTCACCTCCGACACCGCGCTGGCGGCCTACCTGGTGCGCCCGGGGCAGCGCAGCTTCACCCTCGACGATCTTTCGCTGCGCTACCTGCGTCGCGAGCTGCGCGCCGAAACCGCCGAGCAGCAACAGCTTTCGCTGCTCGACGACCTCGACGGGGTGGACGAGCAAGCCGTCCAGACGTTGATACTGCGGGCCCGGGCCGTGGTGGACCTCGCCGACGCGCTGGACACCGAGCTGGACCGCATCGATTCCCGCGCATTGCTGAGTGAGATGGAGCTACCGGTCCAGCAGGTGCTCGCGGACATGGAAAGCGCCGGCATCGCCGTCGATTTGCAGCTGCTGGGCGAGTTGCAAAGCCAGTTCGGCGACCAGATCCGCGACGCCGCCGAGGCGGCCTACGCCGTGATCGGCAAGCAGATCAACCTGGGTTCCCCCAAGCAGCTGCAGGTGGTGTTGTTCGACGAACTGGCGATGCCGAAGACCAAGCGGACCAAAACCGGCTACACCACCGACGCGGACGCCCTGCAGTCGCTATTCGATAAGACCGGACACCCGTTCCTGCAGCACCTGCTGGCCCACCGCGACGTCACCCGGCTGAAGGTCACCGTCGACGGGCTGCTCAACGCGGTGGCCGCGGACGGCCGGATTCATACCACGTTCAACCAGACGATCGCGGCGACCGGCAGGCTGTCATCGACCGAACCCAACCTGCAGAACATCCCGATCCGCACCGACGCCGGGCGCCAGATCCGGGACGCGTTCGTGGTCGGCAAGGGCCCCGCCGGACCATTCGCCGAGCTGATGACCGCCGACTACAGTCAGATCGAGATGCGGATCATGGCGCACCTGTCCCGCGACGAGGGCCTGATCGAGGCCTTCAACACGGGGGAGGACCTGCACTCGTTCGTCGCCGCGCGCGCCTTCGGCGTGCCGATCGAGGAGGTCACCGCCGAGCTGCGCCGGCGGGTCAAGGCGATGTCGTACGGCCTGGCTTACGGGCTGAGCGCCTACGGGCTGGCCGCCCAGCTGAAGATCTCCACCGAGGAGGCGAAGGTCCAGATGGACCAGTACTTCGCCCGGTTCGGCGGGGTGCGCGACTACCTGATGGACGTTGTGGAGCAGGCCCGCAAGGACGGCTACACGTCGACGGTGCTGGGCCGGCGCCGCTATCTGCCCGAGCTGGACAGCACCAATCGTCAGGTGCGGGAGGCCGCCGAGCGGGCGGCGCTCAACGCGCCCATCCAGGGCAGCGCGGCCGACATCATCAAGGTGGCCATGATCGAGGTCGACAGGGCGCTCAAGGAGGCCGGGCTGGCGTCGCGCATGCTGCTGCAGGTGCACGACGAGCTGTTGTTCGAGATCGCCTCCGGTGAGCGGGAGCAGGTCGAGGCGCTAGCGCGGGAGAAGATGGGCGCCGCGTATCCACTGGATGTCCCGCTCGAGGTGTCGGTGGGCTACGGCCGCAGCTGGGATTCGGCGGCCCACTGA
- a CDS encoding Zn-ribbon domain-containing OB-fold protein, translated as MPEVTSQEPAVDGWFATDEAGNPHLIGSKCPQCGTYVFPPRDNNCPNPACSSDTLESVALSTRGTLWSYTENRYAPPPPYPAPDPFEPFAVAAVELAQEGLIVLGKVVEGTLAADLKVGMQMELTTMPLFTDDDGVERVVHAWRIASAGDDAERSDEEERR; from the coding sequence GTGCCAGAAGTGACCAGCCAAGAGCCGGCCGTCGACGGATGGTTCGCCACCGACGAGGCCGGCAACCCGCACCTGATCGGCAGCAAGTGCCCCCAGTGCGGCACCTATGTCTTTCCGCCCCGCGACAACAACTGCCCCAATCCGGCCTGCTCCAGCGACACGCTGGAGTCGGTCGCGCTGTCGACGCGGGGAACGCTGTGGAGCTACACGGAAAACCGTTACGCGCCGCCGCCGCCCTACCCCGCCCCGGACCCCTTTGAGCCGTTCGCCGTCGCCGCGGTGGAGCTGGCCCAAGAGGGGCTGATCGTGCTGGGCAAGGTGGTCGAGGGCACGCTGGCCGCCGACCTGAAGGTGGGCATGCAGATGGAGCTGACCACCATGCCGCTGTTCACCGACGACGACGGCGTCGAGCGCGTGGTGCACGCGTGGAGGATCGCATCCGCCGGCGACGATGCAGAGCGAAGCGATGAGGAGGAGCGGCGCTGA
- a CDS encoding lipid-transfer protein, translating to MTTNAPEPLYILGAGMHPWGKWGRDFTEYGVVAARAALAEAGLDWRQIQLVAGADTIRNGYPGFIAGSTFAQKLGWNGVPVSSSYAACASGSQALQSARAHILAGFCDVALVIGADTTPKGAFAPVGGERKNDPDWQRFHLIGASNPVYFALLARRRMDLYGATLEDFAQVKVKNSRHGLQNPNARYRKEASVEDVLASAVVADPLRLLDICATSDGAAALVVASADFARKHLGSLDGVPSVRAVSTVTPRYPQHLPELPDIATDSTAVVPAPDRVFKDQILDAAYAEAGIGPSDVSLAEVYDLSTALELDWYEHLGLCPKGEAEALLRSGATTIGGKVPVNPSGGLACFGEAIPAQAIAQVCELTWQLRGQATGRQVEGATVGVTANQGLFGHGSSVIVAR from the coding sequence ATGACGACGAACGCACCGGAGCCGCTGTACATCCTCGGCGCCGGCATGCACCCCTGGGGCAAGTGGGGCCGCGACTTCACCGAATACGGTGTGGTGGCCGCGCGCGCCGCGCTGGCCGAGGCCGGCCTGGACTGGCGACAGATCCAGCTGGTCGCCGGCGCGGACACCATCCGCAACGGCTACCCCGGCTTCATCGCCGGGTCGACGTTCGCGCAGAAACTCGGCTGGAACGGCGTGCCGGTCAGTTCCAGCTACGCCGCGTGTGCCAGCGGTTCGCAGGCGTTGCAGAGCGCGCGCGCCCACATCCTGGCCGGGTTCTGCGACGTCGCGCTGGTGATCGGTGCCGACACCACCCCGAAGGGGGCGTTCGCCCCCGTCGGCGGAGAGCGCAAGAACGACCCCGACTGGCAGCGGTTCCACCTGATCGGTGCCAGCAACCCGGTCTACTTCGCGCTGCTGGCGCGGCGCCGGATGGACCTGTACGGCGCCACCCTCGAGGATTTCGCCCAGGTGAAGGTCAAGAACTCCCGGCACGGTTTGCAGAACCCGAATGCCCGCTACCGCAAGGAGGCGTCCGTCGAGGACGTGCTGGCCAGCGCGGTGGTGGCCGATCCGCTGCGTCTGCTGGACATCTGCGCCACGTCCGACGGCGCGGCGGCGCTGGTCGTCGCCAGCGCCGACTTCGCCCGCAAGCACCTGGGCTCACTCGACGGCGTACCGTCGGTGCGCGCGGTCAGCACCGTGACCCCGCGCTATCCCCAGCACCTGCCCGAATTGCCCGACATCGCAACGGATTCCACCGCCGTGGTGCCCGCGCCGGACCGGGTGTTCAAGGACCAGATCCTGGACGCGGCCTACGCCGAAGCGGGCATCGGGCCCTCAGACGTGAGCCTGGCCGAGGTCTACGACCTGTCCACCGCGCTGGAACTCGACTGGTACGAGCACCTGGGGTTGTGCCCCAAGGGTGAGGCCGAGGCGCTGCTGCGCAGCGGAGCCACCACCATCGGCGGCAAGGTTCCGGTCAACCCGTCGGGCGGGCTGGCGTGTTTCGGCGAGGCGATTCCCGCCCAGGCGATCGCCCAGGTCTGCGAGCTGACCTGGCAGCTGCGGGGCCAGGCCACCGGCCGGCAGGTGGAGGGGGCGACCGTCGGCGTCACCGCCAATCAGGGCCTCTTCGGCCACGGCTCGTCGGTGATCGTCGCGCGCTAG
- a CDS encoding ANTAR domain-containing response regulator: MAGPMTDTGAAAARRRVLIAEDEALIRLDLAEMLREEGYEIVGEAGDGQEAVELAERHKPDLVIMDVKMPRRDGIDAASEIASKRIAPIVVLTAFSQRDLVERARDAGAMAYLVKPFTISDLIPAIELAVSRFSEVTALEREVATLSDRLETRKLVERAKGLLQTKQGMTEPEAFKWIQRAAMDRRTTMKRVAEVVLETLDTPAE, translated from the coding sequence ATGGCAGGCCCCATGACCGACACCGGAGCCGCCGCCGCGCGGCGCCGGGTCCTGATCGCAGAAGACGAAGCCCTCATCCGGCTGGACCTGGCCGAGATGCTGCGCGAGGAGGGTTACGAGATCGTCGGCGAGGCCGGCGACGGCCAGGAGGCCGTCGAACTCGCCGAGCGGCATAAGCCCGACCTGGTGATCATGGACGTGAAGATGCCGCGCCGCGACGGGATCGACGCGGCGTCGGAGATCGCCAGCAAGCGCATCGCGCCCATCGTGGTGCTGACCGCGTTCAGCCAGCGCGACCTGGTCGAACGCGCCCGCGATGCCGGGGCCATGGCCTACCTGGTGAAACCCTTCACCATCAGCGACCTGATCCCGGCCATCGAGTTGGCCGTCAGCCGGTTCAGCGAGGTCACCGCGCTGGAGCGCGAGGTGGCGACGTTGTCCGACCGGTTGGAGACCCGCAAGCTGGTCGAACGCGCCAAGGGCCTGCTGCAGACCAAGCAGGGCATGACCGAGCCCGAAGCGTTCAAGTGGATCCAGCGCGCCGCCATGGACCGGCGGACCACCATGAAGCGGGTGGCCGAGGTCGTCCTGGAAACCCTCGACACCCCAGCCGAATGA
- a CDS encoding adenylate/guanylate cyclase domain-containing protein, translating into MAAKKCGAPPRSAGSSRSPDCVAAVRAQTRDRNQHYADSAARRARILAITAWLAVVVSASFVLVQIVSGSWLWQVSSINVVGAMVFAMVPWLQRFGELVAPLTFLGAAYVSVFASCLDVGTGAGAQFFFLVGACIVVLLLGVEHIVLASALAAVAAGLIVAVEFLVPRDTGLQPPWVQSVGFVVTAISAVVMVVVTVWFALRDTARAEAVMEAQYERSETLLANMLPASIAERLKEPERGVIADKYDDASVLFADIVGFTERASSAAPADLVRFLDRLYSAFDALVDKHGLEKIKVSGDSYMVVSGVPRPRPDHAQALADFALDMANVAAALKDPQGHPVRLRVGMACGPVVGGVVGSRRFFYDVWGDAVNVASRMESTDSVGRIQVPEAMHARLKDDFVLQERGRIDVKGKGPMRTWYLIARKAAEESGDLLAGEARTARV; encoded by the coding sequence GTGGCGGCTAAGAAATGCGGCGCCCCACCCAGGTCGGCCGGCTCGTCGAGGTCCCCGGACTGCGTAGCGGCGGTGCGGGCGCAAACCCGTGACCGCAATCAGCACTACGCCGACAGCGCCGCGCGCCGGGCCCGTATCCTCGCGATCACCGCGTGGCTGGCCGTGGTGGTGAGCGCGAGCTTCGTACTCGTGCAGATCGTCAGCGGATCGTGGCTGTGGCAGGTCAGCTCGATCAACGTCGTCGGCGCGATGGTCTTCGCGATGGTTCCGTGGCTGCAGCGATTCGGGGAATTGGTTGCGCCGCTTACCTTTCTCGGCGCGGCGTATGTCTCGGTCTTCGCCAGCTGCCTGGACGTGGGCACCGGCGCGGGGGCCCAGTTCTTCTTCCTGGTGGGCGCCTGCATAGTCGTGCTGTTGTTGGGCGTCGAACACATCGTGTTGGCGTCCGCGCTGGCGGCGGTCGCCGCCGGCCTGATCGTCGCCGTCGAGTTTCTGGTCCCCCGCGACACCGGGCTCCAGCCGCCCTGGGTCCAGTCGGTGGGCTTCGTCGTCACCGCCATCTCCGCGGTCGTGATGGTGGTGGTCACGGTGTGGTTCGCCCTGCGCGACACCGCGCGCGCCGAGGCCGTGATGGAGGCGCAGTACGAGCGCTCGGAAACCCTGTTGGCCAACATGTTGCCGGCCAGCATCGCCGAGCGGCTCAAGGAGCCCGAGCGAGGCGTCATCGCCGACAAGTACGACGACGCCTCGGTGTTGTTCGCCGACATCGTGGGGTTCACCGAACGCGCCAGCAGCGCCGCGCCGGCGGACCTGGTTCGCTTCCTCGACCGCTTGTACAGCGCGTTCGACGCGCTCGTGGACAAGCACGGACTGGAGAAAATCAAAGTCAGCGGCGACTCCTACATGGTGGTCAGCGGGGTGCCGCGCCCGCGGCCCGACCACGCCCAGGCGCTCGCGGATTTCGCGCTCGACATGGCCAATGTCGCAGCGGCGCTGAAGGATCCGCAGGGTCACCCGGTCCGGCTGCGGGTGGGCATGGCCTGCGGACCGGTGGTCGGGGGCGTCGTGGGTTCTCGCCGGTTCTTCTACGACGTGTGGGGGGACGCGGTCAATGTCGCGTCCCGGATGGAATCCACCGATTCGGTGGGACGCATCCAGGTGCCCGAGGCGATGCACGCGCGCCTCAAAGACGATTTCGTGCTGCAGGAGCGGGGCCGCATCGACGTCAAGGGCAAGGGCCCCATGCGCACCTGGTATCTGATCGCCCGCAAGGCGGCCGAGGAATCCGGCGACCTGCTTGCCGGGGAGGCGCGCACCGCACGCGTCTGA
- a CDS encoding HdeD family acid-resistance protein, with amino-acid sequence MCQTAAMQTTPGTAPVPSLLPHLWKSALVSGILSLIVGVLVLAWPGISVLAAAVAFGVYLLITGVAQVIFAFALHVSAGSRVLLFISGAASLILAVLAFRHFGHDPSLAVLLLAIWIGIGFIFRGVATTVSAISDPALPGRGWSIFVGVISLLAGIVVLASPFASIITLAIVAGVWFVIIGVFEIVQSFGIRRASRTHGA; translated from the coding sequence TTGTGTCAGACTGCGGCCATGCAAACCACTCCTGGAACCGCTCCAGTCCCAAGCTTGTTGCCGCACTTGTGGAAATCCGCGCTGGTATCGGGAATTCTGTCGCTGATCGTCGGCGTCCTGGTGCTGGCGTGGCCGGGAATATCCGTCCTGGCCGCCGCCGTCGCGTTCGGCGTCTATCTGCTGATCACCGGTGTCGCACAGGTGATCTTCGCCTTCGCGCTGCACGTTTCGGCGGGCAGCCGGGTCCTGTTGTTCATCAGCGGCGCCGCGTCACTCATTCTGGCCGTCTTGGCGTTTCGTCATTTCGGTCACGACCCGTCGCTCGCAGTCCTGTTGCTGGCCATCTGGATTGGCATCGGGTTCATCTTCCGCGGGGTGGCCACGACGGTCTCGGCCATCAGCGACCCGGCGCTGCCGGGGCGAGGGTGGTCGATCTTCGTCGGCGTGATCAGCCTGCTCGCCGGCATCGTCGTCCTGGCGTCACCGTTCGCGTCGATCATCACCCTGGCGATCGTGGCCGGCGTCTGGTTCGTCATCATCGGCGTGTTCGAGATCGTGCAGTCGTTCGGCATCCGCAGGGCGTCCAGAACGCACGGCGCGTAA